Proteins from a genomic interval of Sinobacterium caligoides:
- a CDS encoding MaoC/PaaZ C-terminal domain-containing protein, translating to MSTLENVTFDEITIGQTASYEKTVSEQDIQLFAAVSGDVNPVHLDEEFASASMFGKRIAHGMFTGALVSAALALRLPGPGCIYLGQSLSFRAPVFIGDTITINLEVTAKRDDKKFVTLKCVATNQNGKKVATGEANVIAPTEKLTIEAPSLPTISIA from the coding sequence GTGAGCACACTTGAAAACGTCACCTTCGACGAGATCACTATAGGCCAAACAGCCAGCTATGAAAAAACCGTTAGCGAGCAAGACATCCAATTGTTTGCCGCCGTTTCTGGTGACGTCAACCCGGTCCATTTGGATGAGGAATTTGCCTCCGCCAGCATGTTCGGCAAACGCATTGCTCATGGCATGTTTACAGGAGCCCTCGTATCTGCAGCCCTAGCTCTCCGTCTGCCCGGCCCCGGGTGTATTTATCTTGGGCAGAGCCTCAGCTTCCGTGCACCTGTTTTCATTGGCGACACCATCACCATCAACTTAGAGGTGACAGCCAAACGTGATGATAAGAAATTTGTCACTTTAAAGTGTGTCGCAACAAATCAAAACGGGAAGAAAGTGGCGACAGGCGAGGCAAATGTTATTGCGCCGACAGAAAAACTTACTATCGAAGCGCCAAGCCTACCTACAATCAGCATCGCTTAA